The Oxalobacteraceae bacterium OTU3CINTB1 genome includes a window with the following:
- a CDS encoding Crp/Fnr family transcriptional regulator — translation MHTHLSHLSEEDRSQPRPAVNRLLSSLPEEEQGQLARLSEPVRVEVGDVLYEPGQSIRYIYFPIDSLISLLAVAEGRMTLEVGAVGREGMIGASVVLGHEMAQVRAVVQRAGRATRIDAAEFAAEFTRMEALQRLLYRYTDTLLAQAIQIAVCSRFHVLEARLARSLLITRDRLQSEKFHLTHEFLAHALGVRRVGVTKAASALQNQKLISYSRGNIEILDSAGLEAVSCRCYELVKDDGAIGMGNVFL, via the coding sequence ATGCATACCCATCTCTCACACCTATCCGAAGAAGACAGGAGCCAGCCACGACCGGCGGTCAATCGCTTACTGTCGAGCTTGCCAGAGGAAGAACAAGGCCAGCTCGCCAGGCTCAGCGAACCCGTCAGAGTCGAAGTCGGCGACGTGTTATACGAACCCGGCCAGAGCATCCGTTATATCTATTTTCCCATCGACAGTCTGATCTCGCTGCTTGCCGTGGCCGAGGGCCGCATGACGCTTGAAGTGGGCGCCGTCGGCCGCGAAGGCATGATTGGTGCCTCGGTGGTGCTTGGTCACGAAATGGCGCAGGTGCGCGCGGTGGTGCAGCGCGCCGGCCGCGCCACCCGCATCGATGCGGCCGAGTTCGCCGCCGAGTTCACGCGCATGGAGGCGCTGCAGCGGTTGCTGTACCGCTACACGGACACCTTGCTGGCGCAGGCGATCCAGATCGCCGTGTGCAGCCGCTTCCATGTGCTGGAGGCGCGTCTGGCGCGGTCGCTGCTGATCACACGCGACCGGTTGCAATCGGAAAAATTCCATCTCACGCACGAGTTCCTGGCGCATGCGCTGGGCGTGCGCCGCGTCGGCGTGACCAAGGCCGCCAGTGCGCTGCAAAACCAGAAACTGATTTCCTACAGCCGGGGCAATATCGAGATCCTCGATTCGGCCGGGCTGGAAGCGGTATCGTGCCGCTGCTACGAGCTGGTCAAGGACGACGGCGCCATCGGCATGGGCAACGTTTTCTTGTAG